In one Melospiza melodia melodia isolate bMelMel2 chromosome 5, bMelMel2.pri, whole genome shotgun sequence genomic region, the following are encoded:
- the LOC134418482 gene encoding interleukin-8-like codes for MDGKSVAVTLVLCLVSMAGSEGKALEKTDERGPQCHCISTHSKFIPPKTIQDVRLSQRGPHCKHVEIIATLRDGREVCVEPAASWIWLAVKTLLARARDNVESPVKEKSRKNKPWISPRM; via the exons ATGGATGGCAAATCTGTTGCTGTCACTTTGGTTCTCTGCTTGGTCTCAATGGCAGGGTCAGAAG GTAAGGCCCTGGAGAAGACAGATGAAAGAGGCCCCCAATGCCACTGCATAAGCACTCATTCCAAGTTCATCCCTCCCAAGACTATTCAGGATGTGAGATTAAGCCAAAGAGGACCTCACTGCAAACATGTGGAAATCAT AGCAACGCTGAGAGATGGCAGGGAAGTGTGCGTGGAGCCCGCTGCGTCCTGGATCTGGCTCGCTGTAAAgactctgctggccag GGCCAGGGACAATGTTGAGTCACCAGTCAAAGAAAAGTCAAGGAAGAATAAACCTTGGATTTCTCCAAGGATGTGA
- the LOC134418483 gene encoding interleukin-8-like, which yields MNSKLVAVLALFLISAAVSQGRTLARMGTELRCQCIATHSGLIPPKSIQDVKLTQSGPHCKNVEVIATLKNGKEVCLEPTAPWVQLIVKAIMARAQKNSDSPL from the exons ATGAACAGCAAACTCGTAGCTGTCCTGGCTCTTTTCCTGATCTCAGCAGCTGTGTCTCAAG GGAGGACCCTGGCAAGGATGGGAACCGAGCTGCGGTGCCAGTGCATAGCCACTCATTCTGGGTTAATTCCCCCGAAGTCCATTCAGGATGTGAAGCTGACACAGAGCGGCCCCCACTGCAAGAACGTTGAAGTCAT AGCTACTCTGAAAAATGGCAAAGAGGTGTGCCTGGAGCCCACTGCTCCCTGGGTGCAGCTGATTGTAAAGGCAATTATGGCCAG GGCTCAAAAAAATTCTGACTCTCCTCTCTAA